A region of Candidatus Micrarchaeota archaeon DNA encodes the following proteins:
- a CDS encoding AAA family ATPase: MVQQENDENVSIRSNISKDVIRKYHRAPMALYRIKDVYADVTTNPNFVDSLLVIAALIAFGGAFPFYPIIMLALIAFALFIVTLRHAFLGLIVLMAVIFPMLMYQTPSLAYIFIMIMSIGLVFGYRHYRTFIFAAILLPLALSPLGYIFAIPTLIIGVLIVGYRRSAFLGVLFVLGVVMLSGVTGVQNTGYISYNAQIAHNKLATTPALNYSVPNKQGASMLTFPGDVGVVTANIGNQNIVSYMYSEFAALFMALEVQPLQYMIDLIGIVIIVMFIDTTAVASRSAYKGAEASLIGIGYPLIYFAVSLSFRNSFTYLLPLGSFIIAPAFIYILELYKIDVVKALDVRKEDLRLKFGEAFEDLIYSNTSDKFSDIGDYEATKRELRSAIISPIEQKAVSRAYNIKPIKGVLLFGPPGTGKTLLMRAIANDIRAGFFLVKAPSLISSSPGDTERRLANIFATAKKNAPCVLFFDEIDSVARNRSQVNVDEVHRQILSELLIEMDGFQQLRNVIVVGATNVPNLIDPALLRPGRFDKAIYMPLPDFNGRKEIFRIYLSRLPVSKDVKIDDLAKMTERFTGADIKTLCDNVAQEIAQEAASQHRVLEITQEDLKSFILATKPSTSLSQLKDYEKFKIDFERRTLKQEKIEKYKETAIEDIVGLDDAKNSVVDAIKVPMEHPELVKKYNVKAIKGILMFGPPGGGKTMFMRAISNELKGVTMLDINGAEIGQQSSAKATAAIKDIFNRAVENAPSILFIDELDGIAPKRKHATEKGVQLTDEFLQEMDGLKETQGVVLVCATNRPSSLDPAILRPGRFDKLVFVGPPDEKHRAVMFENYTKNVPLGGDVDFNELAKETEGYTGADIANICREAKQKALNESVSTGKEVEIAMASLQEIIKKFKPSAPDALVNSYKAFLDKYGQR, encoded by the coding sequence ATGGTCCAACAGGAGAATGATGAAAATGTCTCCATAAGGAGCAATATATCCAAGGACGTGATAAGGAAGTATCATAGGGCACCTATGGCACTTTACCGCATCAAGGACGTATATGCCGACGTAACGACAAACCCCAATTTTGTAGACTCCCTTTTGGTGATTGCGGCTCTGATAGCTTTCGGGGGCGCATTCCCCTTCTATCCGATAATAATGCTTGCGCTGATCGCATTTGCCCTTTTCATAGTGACGCTAAGGCATGCATTCCTGGGCCTGATAGTACTCATGGCCGTCATATTCCCCATGCTCATGTACCAAACCCCATCTTTGGCATATATCTTCATCATGATAATGTCCATAGGCCTGGTCTTTGGATACAGGCATTACAGGACATTCATATTCGCAGCCATTCTCCTTCCGCTGGCGCTGTCGCCTTTGGGATACATATTCGCCATACCCACGCTGATAATAGGCGTTCTCATAGTAGGCTACAGGCGCTCGGCATTTCTGGGCGTGCTGTTCGTCCTCGGCGTCGTCATGCTTTCAGGGGTAACCGGCGTGCAGAACACCGGCTACATATCCTACAATGCCCAGATAGCGCACAATAAACTGGCCACTACTCCGGCATTGAATTATTCCGTTCCGAACAAGCAGGGGGCAAGCATGCTAACGTTCCCTGGCGACGTGGGCGTGGTAACGGCCAATATCGGGAATCAGAACATAGTGAGCTACATGTATTCGGAGTTCGCGGCCCTTTTCATGGCCTTGGAGGTGCAGCCGCTGCAGTACATGATTGACCTCATAGGAATAGTCATAATTGTGATGTTTATCGATACCACTGCGGTAGCCAGCAGATCCGCATACAAGGGCGCCGAGGCAAGCCTCATAGGAATAGGCTATCCGCTGATATATTTTGCAGTATCCCTCTCTTTCAGGAACAGCTTCACGTACTTACTCCCCCTTGGAAGCTTCATAATAGCACCGGCATTCATATACATACTGGAGCTTTACAAGATTGACGTTGTGAAGGCACTTGACGTTAGGAAGGAGGACCTCAGGCTAAAGTTCGGGGAGGCCTTTGAAGACTTGATATACAGCAATACCTCCGATAAATTCTCAGACATAGGGGACTACGAGGCTACAAAAAGGGAGCTGAGGAGCGCCATAATCTCCCCGATAGAGCAAAAGGCGGTATCCAGGGCGTATAACATAAAGCCCATAAAGGGCGTACTTCTGTTCGGGCCCCCTGGAACCGGGAAGACCCTTCTCATGAGGGCCATAGCAAACGACATAAGGGCAGGGTTTTTCCTGGTTAAGGCACCGAGCCTCATCTCTTCTTCGCCGGGTGACACTGAAAGAAGGCTTGCCAATATATTTGCAACCGCAAAGAAGAATGCGCCCTGCGTGCTGTTCTTCGACGAAATCGATTCAGTAGCTAGGAACAGGTCCCAGGTTAACGTGGACGAGGTGCACAGGCAGATCCTTTCGGAGCTGCTCATAGAGATGGACGGGTTCCAGCAACTGAGGAACGTAATAGTGGTAGGTGCTACCAACGTGCCAAACCTGATAGACCCGGCGCTCCTGAGGCCGGGAAGGTTCGACAAGGCGATATACATGCCGTTGCCGGACTTCAATGGAAGGAAAGAGATTTTCAGGATATACCTTAGCAGATTACCAGTATCGAAGGACGTGAAGATAGACGACCTAGCCAAGATGACGGAGAGGTTCACCGGAGCTGATATAAAGACGCTTTGCGACAACGTCGCGCAGGAGATAGCGCAGGAGGCCGCAAGCCAGCACAGGGTTTTGGAAATAACCCAGGAGGACCTGAAGAGCTTCATACTGGCGACCAAGCCGTCAACTTCGCTCTCGCAGCTGAAGGATTACGAGAAGTTCAAGATTGACTTTGAAAGGAGGACCCTGAAGCAGGAAAAGATAGAGAAGTACAAGGAAACCGCGATAGAGGACATAGTCGGGCTTGATGATGCGAAGAATTCGGTTGTTGATGCAATAAAGGTGCCGATGGAGCATCCGGAGCTGGTCAAAAAATACAACGTCAAGGCGATAAAGGGCATATTGATGTTCGGGCCCCCGGGAGGAGGAAAGACGATGTTCATGAGGGCTATAAGCAACGAATTGAAGGGCGTTACTATGCTTGATATAAACGGTGCGGAAATAGGCCAGCAGAGCTCAGCAAAGGCAACCGCTGCGATAAAGGACATATTCAACCGCGCCGTGGAGAACGCGCCGTCCATATTGTTTATAGACGAGCTAGACGGGATAGCCCCGAAAAGGAAGCATGCAACTGAAAAGGGCGTCCAGCTCACGGATGAGTTCCTACAGGAGATGGACGGTCTCAAGGAAACGCAGGGAGTTGTGCTCGTATGCGCTACCAACAGGCCCAGCTCGCTCGATCCTGCAATACTTAGGCCGGGAAGGTTCGACAAGCTGGTATTCGTAGGGCCGCCTGACGAGAAGCACAGGGCGGTGATGTTTGAAAACTACACAAAGAACGTCCCTCTCGGCGGCGATGTGGACTTCAACGAGCTGGCGAAGGAGACTGAGGGATATACCGGTGCCGACATAGCCAACATATGCAGGGAAGCGAAACAGAAGGCGCTTAACGAGAGCGTGAGCACCGGCAAGGAGGTTGAAATAGCAATGGCCAGCCTGCAGGAGATAATAAAGAAATTCAAGCCCTCCGCGCCCGATGCCCTGGTAAATTCGTACAAGGCGTTCCTGGACAAGTACGGGCAGAGATAG
- a CDS encoding diphthine--ammonia ligase, whose protein sequence is MACLFSGGKDSTLALHKVHDKGNGVELLITMVSKNDFSYMFHKPNINLSSMQAEALGIRQVVYDTKGEKEDELKDIERALVENNVTELVTGAVASVYQKERIEAICRKLSISAISPIWHIDPMAELSELARNYSVIVTQVAAEGFGKDFLGASINDEMIEKLSSLHKKYRINMLFEGGEAESFVLDAPLFKKRIEITESHVEFSGSVGRYVIDTAHLASK, encoded by the coding sequence ATGGCATGCCTTTTTAGTGGTGGAAAGGACTCCACTCTGGCTCTGCACAAAGTGCACGATAAGGGCAACGGCGTAGAGCTCCTGATAACGATGGTCTCCAAGAACGACTTCAGCTATATGTTCCACAAGCCAAACATAAACCTGTCATCGATGCAGGCCGAAGCGCTAGGAATAAGGCAAGTTGTGTACGACACAAAGGGCGAGAAGGAGGATGAGCTTAAGGACATTGAAAGGGCCCTAGTTGAAAACAACGTGACTGAGCTCGTGACTGGAGCTGTTGCCAGCGTTTACCAAAAGGAAAGGATAGAGGCCATATGCAGGAAATTATCGATAAGCGCCATATCCCCTATATGGCATATAGACCCGATGGCTGAGCTGTCGGAGCTTGCAAGAAATTACAGTGTCATAGTCACGCAGGTAGCCGCGGAGGGCTTTGGCAAGGACTTCCTCGGGGCAAGCATAAACGATGAGATGATCGAAAAGCTTTCGTCATTGCATAAAAAATACAGGATCAACATGCTGTTTGAGGGAGGAGAGGCTGAATCATTCGTACTTGACGCGCCTCTGTTCAAGAAGCGGATAGAGATAACCGAAAGCCATGTTGAGTTCTCCGGCAGCGTGGGCAGGTACGTGATAGATACTGCGCATCTCGCAAGCAAATGA
- the nth gene encoding endonuclease III: protein MEAKAYANEILRRLKRKYRSEMETSLRHSGEWELLVATMLSAQAQDKQVNKITARLFRKYGSIGDFAELRPQQLYPYIKSIGLYRAKGKNIIKTARALRDKFDLKVPDTLEELTTLSGVGRKTANVILANAFGINEGIAIDTHCITVANRLGLARTNNPYKIEKRLMKLIDKRDWGNLTHLFIALGRDVCTARAKHCDRCVLRDICPSSTAR from the coding sequence ATGGAAGCCAAAGCATATGCAAACGAGATCCTCAGGAGGCTCAAGAGAAAATACCGCAGCGAGATGGAAACTTCGCTCAGGCATTCAGGGGAATGGGAGCTCCTGGTGGCAACCATGCTATCGGCGCAGGCGCAGGACAAGCAGGTGAATAAGATAACCGCGCGGCTGTTCAGGAAATACGGATCAATAGGGGATTTTGCAGAATTGCGGCCGCAGCAGCTGTATCCTTACATAAAGAGCATAGGCCTATACAGGGCGAAGGGCAAGAACATAATAAAGACCGCAAGGGCGCTGAGGGACAAATTCGATCTTAAGGTGCCTGATACGCTCGAGGAGCTAACTACGTTGAGTGGCGTGGGCAGAAAAACGGCAAACGTAATACTTGCAAACGCCTTCGGGATCAACGAAGGCATAGCTATAGACACTCACTGCATCACAGTTGCCAACAGGCTAGGCCTGGCAAGGACGAATAACCCTTACAAGATAGAAAAAAGGCTCATGAAGTTAATCGATAAAAGGGACTGGGGCAACCTGACGCACCTTTTCATAGCACTTGGAAGGGACGTCTGCACCGCAAGGGCAAAGCACTGCGATAGGTGCGTGCTTAGGGACATATGCCCCTCCAGCACTGCGAGATGA
- a CDS encoding endonuclease III → MDDDSARKLASGLIKRYSDAHYYLDFRTPVDLVAAAILSAQTRDEVVNRITPDLFKKYKTAKDYANANPGELVGMIRSVSFAGNKAKNIINTFRAIEERHSGKVPKEMQELVELPGIGKKTANTILINAYGIVEGIPVDTWVIKLSQRLGLSLNSNPEKIEDDLKKRIPRQYWGKFGYVLKAHGKAICQKVPYCSKCPVEGICPKNGVAKRL, encoded by the coding sequence TTGGATGATGATAGCGCCAGGAAGCTTGCATCTGGGCTGATCAAGCGCTACAGCGACGCGCATTATTACCTTGACTTTAGGACACCGGTGGATCTTGTCGCGGCTGCAATACTCTCTGCGCAGACAAGGGACGAGGTAGTCAACAGGATAACCCCTGACCTGTTCAAGAAGTACAAGACCGCAAAGGATTATGCCAATGCAAATCCAGGCGAGCTTGTCGGGATGATAAGGAGCGTGAGCTTTGCAGGCAACAAGGCCAAAAACATAATCAATACCTTCAGGGCAATTGAGGAAAGGCATTCGGGAAAGGTGCCGAAGGAGATGCAGGAGCTTGTTGAGCTTCCGGGAATAGGAAAGAAGACGGCAAACACGATACTGATAAACGCGTACGGCATAGTTGAGGGCATACCTGTAGATACATGGGTAATAAAACTGTCGCAGAGGCTGGGACTCAGCCTGAACAGCAACCCCGAGAAGATAGAAGACGACCTGAAGAAAAGGATACCTAGGCAGTATTGGGGCAAGTTCGGGTACGTGCTCAAGGCGCACGGCAAGGCCATCTGCCAGAAGGTGCCTTACTGCAGCAAATGCCCGGTTGAAGGCATATGCCCAAAGAACGGGGTTGCAAAGAGGCTTTGA
- a CDS encoding DNA helicase UvrD has product MQIIADFHTHSRFAMACSSKITVKGMETAAFEKGIRLIGTSDFVHGLWLSELKANLEQVGDTGLFRVNGSDSGVRFILSGEVSTIFTGGDNRVKKVHHVITLPDFDSVDMLREALSRHGNLESDGRPQLSMSAAQLVEEVFKVSSKSMVFPAHAWTPYFGVLGSLSGFNSIKEAYEDQEKHIHALETGLSSDPQMNWMVSSLDKYTLLSNSDMHSLPKLGREANVLELEEKDFSYGEVIGAIENKDVRRLKSTIEFYPEEGKYHFDGHRQCKFSVDPTRSDLAVCRVCGKRLTIGVLHRVKDLADRPIGYRPKNAIPYTSLVPLIEIIAYVMRKSIYTPGVVSEYRKLLSIGKEFDILANADLETIRENSSGDIADAIANVRANRITIIPGYDGVFGELELLNRKRKPESGESRQKALFG; this is encoded by the coding sequence ATGCAGATAATAGCTGATTTTCATACGCATTCAAGGTTCGCCATGGCGTGCAGCTCCAAGATTACCGTCAAAGGAATGGAAACTGCGGCATTTGAAAAGGGGATAAGGCTCATAGGCACCAGCGATTTCGTGCATGGGCTTTGGCTTTCTGAGCTCAAGGCAAACCTAGAGCAGGTGGGTGACACTGGTCTTTTCAGGGTAAATGGATCGGACTCTGGAGTCAGGTTCATTTTGAGCGGCGAAGTATCAACAATATTCACAGGAGGCGACAACAGGGTAAAGAAGGTCCATCATGTAATAACGCTTCCGGATTTTGATTCTGTGGATATGCTAAGGGAGGCGCTTTCCAGGCATGGCAACCTGGAGTCCGATGGAAGGCCGCAGCTTTCCATGAGCGCGGCGCAACTCGTAGAGGAGGTTTTCAAGGTAAGCAGCAAGTCTATGGTGTTTCCTGCCCATGCCTGGACCCCGTACTTCGGGGTTCTCGGCTCGCTTTCCGGGTTCAATTCCATAAAGGAAGCTTATGAAGACCAGGAAAAGCACATACACGCCCTGGAAACAGGGTTGTCAAGCGATCCGCAGATGAACTGGATGGTTTCCAGCCTTGACAAGTACACGCTCCTTTCCAACAGCGACATGCACTCGCTTCCGAAGCTGGGAAGGGAGGCGAACGTGTTGGAGCTTGAGGAAAAGGACTTTTCCTACGGTGAAGTGATAGGAGCAATAGAAAATAAGGACGTCAGGCGTCTGAAAAGCACCATTGAATTCTATCCAGAGGAGGGCAAATACCATTTTGACGGCCATAGGCAGTGCAAGTTTTCTGTGGATCCGACGAGGAGCGACCTTGCTGTTTGCAGGGTGTGCGGCAAAAGGCTCACAATAGGCGTATTGCACAGGGTGAAGGACCTGGCCGACAGGCCGATAGGGTACAGGCCTAAAAACGCAATACCTTATACCAGCCTGGTGCCGCTTATAGAGATCATAGCATACGTGATGCGGAAGAGCATATACACGCCTGGCGTAGTATCCGAGTACAGGAAGCTCCTCTCCATAGGAAAGGAATTCGACATACTTGCTAATGCAGACCTTGAAACCATAAGAGAAAACTCCTCTGGGGACATAGCAGATGCGATAGCCAACGTCAGGGCCAACAGGATAACCATAATACCAGGGTATGACGGTGTGTTCGGTGAGCTTGAGCTCCTGAACAGGAAGAGGAAGCCGGAAAGCGGCGAAAGCAGGCAGAAGGCGCTTTTCGGATAG
- a CDS encoding uL30 family ribosomal protein has protein sequence MKKNQLKDKLVAVVRIRGRVNVRSDITETLNRLNLKRVSNCTLVKVTDSYNGMLNKCTNYVAYGEIDEATLSKLLEKHAKELNAKELLDGKYDAEKVRSHLPFRLHPPRHGYKSTKLHFKQGGSLGYMGAEINKLIIRMV, from the coding sequence ATGAAAAAGAATCAATTAAAAGACAAATTAGTGGCAGTAGTAAGGATAAGGGGCAGGGTTAACGTTAGGTCTGACATAACAGAGACGCTCAACAGGCTAAACCTCAAGAGGGTAAGCAACTGCACGCTGGTAAAGGTAACGGACTCCTACAATGGAATGCTAAACAAGTGCACCAACTATGTCGCATACGGCGAGATAGACGAGGCAACGCTCTCAAAGCTGCTTGAAAAGCACGCCAAGGAGCTCAACGCCAAGGAACTGCTTGACGGGAAATACGATGCGGAAAAGGTAAGGAGCCATCTGCCCTTCAGGCTGCATCCGCCCAGGCACGGCTACAAGAGCACCAAGCTGCACTTCAAGCAGGGAGGCTCCCTAGGATACATGGGCGCGGAAATAAACAAGCTCATAATACGCATGGTGTAA
- a CDS encoding mitochondrial large ribosomal subunit protein uL15m: MVVRREKRDRKYLGTRRWGAGNIKNARGKGDRGGVGKGGKKHKWTYVTAKTPELIRSVGFKPWSRSRLKEITLRNVDRMLADSKDNVIELKNYKVLSNGSLSRAITIKASGFSATAIEKIKSSGGDAVKI; encoded by the coding sequence ATGGTTGTCAGAAGGGAAAAAAGAGACAGGAAGTACCTTGGAACTCGCAGGTGGGGGGCCGGCAACATAAAGAACGCCCGAGGAAAGGGCGACCGCGGCGGGGTAGGAAAGGGCGGCAAAAAGCACAAGTGGACCTACGTCACCGCAAAGACCCCGGAGCTCATAAGGAGCGTTGGCTTCAAGCCATGGAGCAGGAGCAGGCTCAAGGAGATAACCCTTCGCAACGTTGACAGGATGCTGGCAGATTCAAAGGACAACGTAATTGAGCTCAAGAACTACAAGGTATTGAGCAACGGCTCGCTGAGCAGGGCCATAACGATAAAGGCAAGCGGCTTTTCCGCGACCGCAATCGAAAAGATAAAGAGTTCTGGCGGCGATGCCGTAAAGATCTAA